GGCTGATGATCTGCGAGGACTCCTCGGGCGAGAACTACCTGCTCGGCACGACCGCCGGAGGCGACCCGTTCGTCTTCGCGCGCAACCGCCAGCAGATCGGCGGAGGCAACACCGGTGAGCTGTCCGGGGTGTCGTTCTCGCCGGGTGGCCGGGTGATGTTCTTCAACGTCTACGACCCCGGCACGACGTTCGCCGTGACGGGGCCGTGGAAGCGGCGCTGAGGCTCAGCCCCTGACGCTCATCCCCGGGGGCGCGCGAGGAAGGCGGCCATCGCCTCGCGCGCCCCGTCGGAGGCGAACAGCCGCGAGCTGAGGCTGGCCATCTCCTCGGCGCGGGCGTCGATGTGGGCCACCAGGTCGCGCGCGAGCAGCGCCTTGGTCTCGCGCAGCCCCTGCGGGTGGGCCTGGCGCAGGCCCTCGCAGGCCTCCTCGACGGCGGCGTCGAGCTGCTCCGGCGGCACCGACCGGGTGACCAGGCCCATCGTCGCCGCCTCGTCGGCCCCGAAGGTGCGCCCGGTGAGGAAGGTGTCAGCCGCTGCCCGGCTGGTCAGCCGCGGCAGCACCGTCAGCGAGATCACCGCGGGGGCCAGCCCCAGCCGGCTCTCGGTGAAGGCGAAGGTCACGTCGTCGCTGCACAGCACCACGTCGCTGGCGGCCACGATGCCCAGCCCACCCGCCCGCACCGGCCCCGCGAGCCGGGTGACGACGGGCTTGGGGTGGGTCACCAGACGGCGCTGCAGGGCGACCAGGGCCCGCGCCCCCTCGTCCATGCCGCCCGCGCCGGCCTCCTTGAGGTCGGCCCCGCTGCAGAACACCCGGTCCGCCGAGCGGACGACCACCACCCGCGCCTCCTCGTCGGCCGCCGCCCGGTCGAGGCCGTCGAACAGCTGCGTCACGAGCGCCGCCGAGAGGGCGTTGCGGTTGTGCGGCGAGTCGAGCGTCAGGGTCGCGACGGCGTCGCGGACGTCGTACCTCACCAGGGTGGCGTCGGTCATGCGGTCCTCCGGGGGCGAGCGTGTCGGGGCGGGGCGGGGCGGGTCGGCGCATGTAACGCTCCGTTACCAGCGGCGTACACCCGTCGTGGCGGTCACTCGGTGACAGCAACGGAGCGTTACATGCGGTGCGGTGCGGCGCCGTGCGGCGCCGGGCTGGGCGCCGGCCTCAGTACGACTTCGGGAGGCCGAGGGAGTGCATGCCGACGAAGTTGAGGATCATCTCGCGGCTGACGGGGGCGATCCGGCCGGCGCGGGCGGCGACGAGGAGGCCGGCGACGCCGTACTCCTGGGTGATGCCGTTGCCGCCGTGGGACTGCACGGCGCGGTCGGCGGCGTCGCAGGCGGCCTCGGCGGCGGCGTACTTGGCCATGTTGGCGGCCTCGCCCGCACCCGCGTCGTCGCCGGAGTCGTAGAGGGCCGCGGCCTTCTGCGTCATCAGGCGGGCCAGCTCGATCTCGATCTTCGACTGGGCCAGCGGGTGCGCAATGCCCTGGTGGGCGCCGATGGGGGTGCCCCACACCTCCCGCTCCTTGACGTACGCCGCGGCCTTGTCGAGGGCGAACCGGGCCAGGCCGGTCGAGAACGACGCCGCCATGATGCGCTCGGGGTTGAGCCCGGCGAACAGCTGCACCAGGCCGCCGTCCTCGTCGCCCACCACCGCGTCGGCGGGCAGCCGGACGTCGTCGATGAAGACCTGGAACTGCTTCTCGGGGCTGACGATCTCCATCGGGATCGGGTGGGCCTCGAAGCCGGGGGCGTCGGTGGGGACGACGAAGAGCACCGGCTTGACCCGGCCGGTGCGGTCGTCGCCGACCCGAGCGACCACCAGCACGTGGTCGGCCTCGTCGACGCCCGAGATCCACACCTTGCGGCCGTTGAGCACCCACTCGTCGCCGTCGCGGCGCCCGGTGGTCGTGATGTTGTGGGTGTTGGTGCCGGCGTCGGGCTCGGTGATGGCGAAGGCCATCGTCGCGGTGCCGTCGCAGATCCCGGGCAGCCAGCGCTGCTTCTGCTCCTCGGTGCCGAACCGCTCGATGACGGTGCCGCAGATGGCCGGGCTGACCACCATCATCAGCAGCGGGCAGCCCTGGGCGGCCAGCTCCTCGCAGACGGCCGCGACGTCGCCGATGCCACCGCCGCCGCCGCCGTACGCCTCGGAGATGTTGGCCCCGAGGAAGCCGGCCTTGCCGATGGCCAGCCACAGGTCGGTGGTCTTCTCGCCCTCGCGGGCGCAGCGGGTGAAGTACTCCCGGCCGTACGTCGAGGCCAGCTTCGCGACCTCCCGGCGCAGCGCCAGTCGCTCCTCGGACTCCGTGAAGGTGCTCATGCCGTCTCCTGCTCCTCGTGCGTTGCTGGTTGGTTCGTGACCACGGCGAGCACGTCGCCCGCCGCCACCTGCACCCCGGCGGCGACGAGGTCGGTGACGACGCCGTCGACGGGGGCCTTGATCGTGTGCTGCATCTTCATCGCCTCCAGGACGACGACCGCCTGGCCCGCGCTGACCGGCGCGCCCTCGGCGACGGGGACGCCCACCACCGTGCCAGGCATCGGCGCCAGCAGCGACCCCTCCGCCAGGACGTCGGCGGGGTCGACGAAGCGCGGCACCTCGCGCAGACGCGCGGACCCGAGTCCGCCGTCGAGGAGCAGCTCACGCTGGCCGGGCGCGGCGGTCGGGGACATGTGTCCGCGCGTCTGCGTGCGGACGCCGTCGACCTCCAGCACCACGAGGTCGGGCGCGGCGCTGACCACGACCAGGTCGTCGCGGGTGGCGTGGCGGTAGCCGTCGCGGCCGGCGTGCCACTCCACGACCCGTGGCTCCCCGTCCAGGTCGGGCGCCTCCAGGACGGTCCGCTGGGGCTGGGAGACGACGTTGCGCCAGCCGACCGGCGCACCCCGCTGCACCCGGCGGGCGAGGCGGTCGCGCTCGGCCAGCATGACCGCCGCGGCGAGGGCCAGGGGCTCGCGGTCGCCGCTGCGTCCGCGCGGCACCTCGGGGTGGGTGGTGAGGAACTCCGTCGACAGCTCGCCGGCCAGGAACGCCTCGTGCGTCAGCACCGCCACCAGCAGGTCCCGGTTGGTGCGCACGCCGTGCAGCCGCGCCCGGCGCAGCGCCCCGGCCAGCCGTCGCGCCGCCAGCTCGCGGGTCGGCGCCCAGGCGATCACCTTGGCCAGCATCGCGTCGTAGTGCGTGGAGACCTCGTCGCCGGTCGCGAACCCGGAGTCGAGCCGGATCCCCGGCCCGGTCAGCGGACCGAAGCAGACGTCGACGTCCGGGACCTCGAAGCCGGCCAGCGTGCCGCTCTGGGGGCGGTAGTCGGCGGCGGGGTCCTCGGCGTACAGCCGGACCTCGATGGCGTGCCCGACCGGCCCCTCGGGACCGTCGCCGC
This genomic interval from Nocardioides scoriae contains the following:
- a CDS encoding enoyl-CoA hydratase family protein, giving the protein MTDATLVRYDVRDAVATLTLDSPHNRNALSAALVTQLFDGLDRAAADEEARVVVVRSADRVFCSGADLKEAGAGGMDEGARALVALQRRLVTHPKPVVTRLAGPVRAGGLGIVAASDVVLCSDDVTFAFTESRLGLAPAVISLTVLPRLTSRAAADTFLTGRTFGADEAATMGLVTRSVPPEQLDAAVEEACEGLRQAHPQGLRETKALLARDLVAHIDARAEEMASLSSRLFASDGAREAMAAFLARPRG
- a CDS encoding acyl-CoA dehydrogenase family protein; the encoded protein is MSTFTESEERLALRREVAKLASTYGREYFTRCAREGEKTTDLWLAIGKAGFLGANISEAYGGGGGGIGDVAAVCEELAAQGCPLLMMVVSPAICGTVIERFGTEEQKQRWLPGICDGTATMAFAITEPDAGTNTHNITTTGRRDGDEWVLNGRKVWISGVDEADHVLVVARVGDDRTGRVKPVLFVVPTDAPGFEAHPIPMEIVSPEKQFQVFIDDVRLPADAVVGDEDGGLVQLFAGLNPERIMAASFSTGLARFALDKAAAYVKEREVWGTPIGAHQGIAHPLAQSKIEIELARLMTQKAAALYDSGDDAGAGEAANMAKYAAAEAACDAADRAVQSHGGNGITQEYGVAGLLVAARAGRIAPVSREMILNFVGMHSLGLPKSY
- a CDS encoding acetyl/propionyl/methylcrotonyl-CoA carboxylase subunit alpha, whose protein sequence is MTITRLLVANRGEIARRVFATCRRLGIETVAVHSDADAGLPFVGEADVAVHLPGSTPSETYLRADLVVDAARRAGADAVHPGYGFLSENAGFARAVLDAGLTWVGPTPASIEAMGSKIKAKRLMAAAGVPVLTDLDPGAVSEADLPVLVKASAGGGGRGMRVVRTLDDLAEAVAGAQAEAASAFGDGTVFVEAYLEHGRHVEVQVVGDAHGGVLVLGERDCSVQRRHQKVVEEAPAPGLSDDVRRTLHAAARSAAEAIGYVGAGTVEFMVSGDRVAFLEMNTRLQVEHPVTEAVFGVDLVELQLQVAGGLDLRSPSRSRGDGPEGPVGHAIEVRLYAEDPAADYRPQSGTLAGFEVPDVDVCFGPLTGPGIRLDSGFATGDEVSTHYDAMLAKVIAWAPTRELAARRLAGALRRARLHGVRTNRDLLVAVLTHEAFLAGELSTEFLTTHPEVPRGRSGDREPLALAAAVMLAERDRLARRVQRGAPVGWRNVVSQPQRTVLEAPDLDGEPRVVEWHAGRDGYRHATRDDLVVVSAAPDLVVLEVDGVRTQTRGHMSPTAAPGQRELLLDGGLGSARLREVPRFVDPADVLAEGSLLAPMPGTVVGVPVAEGAPVSAGQAVVVLEAMKMQHTIKAPVDGVVTDLVAAGVQVAAGDVLAVVTNQPATHEEQETA